In Chromobacterium rhizoryzae, one genomic interval encodes:
- a CDS encoding GlxA family transcriptional regulator gives MALDIFFVLPPNLLLVDLAGPADAFRIAAQLGAPFRPHYIAPAAGVPTSLGLSLEGATPLPEALPDEALVVISGAAHSIEAYARPEAREIVRWLRRRVDPGRQRVASICSGSLLAAEAGLLDGRQCTTHHTLLQRLQQLAPQARVQQNRVFVQDGPISSSAGITAGVDLALQLIAQLAGPALARDVARHMVVYFRRSAGDPELSPWLTHRNHLHPAVHKAQDLIAADPARGWRVEDLAGQVHVSARHLSRLFREHAGVSVHDYHTGLRLALASQWRGAGLSKEKAALAAGFSSARQLNRADAGGH, from the coding sequence GGCCGGCCCGGCCGACGCTTTTCGCATCGCCGCGCAACTGGGCGCGCCGTTCCGGCCGCATTACATCGCGCCGGCGGCCGGCGTGCCCACCTCGCTGGGTCTGAGCCTTGAAGGCGCGACGCCCTTGCCGGAAGCGCTGCCGGACGAGGCGCTGGTGGTGATCAGCGGCGCCGCGCATTCGATCGAGGCCTATGCGCGGCCGGAGGCGCGCGAGATCGTGCGCTGGCTGCGCCGCCGGGTGGACCCCGGCCGCCAGCGCGTGGCCAGCATTTGCTCAGGCAGCCTGCTGGCGGCGGAAGCCGGCCTGCTGGACGGCCGCCAGTGCACCACTCACCACACCCTGCTGCAGCGTTTGCAGCAACTGGCGCCGCAGGCCAGGGTGCAGCAGAACCGCGTCTTCGTGCAGGACGGGCCCATCAGCAGCAGCGCCGGCATCACCGCGGGGGTGGACTTGGCGCTGCAGCTGATCGCGCAGCTGGCCGGCCCGGCGCTGGCGCGGGACGTGGCGCGCCACATGGTGGTGTATTTCCGCCGTTCCGCCGGGGATCCGGAGTTGTCGCCGTGGCTGACGCACCGCAACCATTTGCACCCGGCGGTGCACAAGGCGCAGGACCTGATCGCCGCCGATCCGGCGCGCGGCTGGCGGGTGGAGGACTTGGCCGGCCAGGTGCACGTCAGCGCCAGGCATTTGTCGCGCTTGTTCCGCGAGCACGCCGGCGTGTCGGTGCACGACTATCACACCGGGCTGCGCCTGGCGCTGGCCAGCCAGTGGCGCGGCGCCGGCCTGTCCAAGGAGAAGGCCGCGCTGGCGGCCGGATTTTCCTCGGCGCGGCAATTGAACCGGGCCGACGCCGGCGGCCATTGA
- a CDS encoding LPP20 family lipoprotein has translation MKTIPSVACFLSVLLGLSACATAERPPLAAEAPRAAAGMTPSGVGFVGPGIETEAPKVVVKEVNPYQPIVVRVVGSGAAPYTSSLTPSQRKLLALRAARLDAFRAIAEQVQGMKLVGNSSVSNMIANSDSFRTYVDAYLRGVNIVSNSMKPDGTSEAVAEITLDQDFYKQFRQALDKTGSVMKASQENATSGLQCAEGNCGAARYNSNYYMAQ, from the coding sequence ATGAAAACGATTCCCAGTGTTGCCTGCTTCCTGTCCGTCTTGCTGGGCTTGTCCGCCTGCGCCACCGCCGAGCGTCCGCCGCTGGCTGCCGAGGCGCCGCGCGCCGCGGCGGGGATGACGCCGAGCGGCGTCGGTTTCGTCGGTCCTGGCATTGAAACCGAAGCGCCCAAGGTGGTGGTCAAGGAAGTGAATCCCTATCAGCCCATTGTGGTGCGGGTGGTGGGCAGCGGCGCGGCGCCGTACACCTCCAGCCTGACACCGTCGCAGCGCAAGCTGCTGGCCTTGCGCGCCGCCCGGCTGGACGCTTTCCGCGCCATCGCGGAACAGGTGCAGGGCATGAAGCTGGTGGGCAACAGCTCGGTGTCGAACATGATCGCCAACAGCGATAGCTTCCGCACCTATGTGGACGCCTATCTGCGCGGGGTCAACATCGTGTCCAACAGCATGAAGCCGGACGGCACCAGCGAGGCGGTGGCCGAGATCACGCTGGATCAGGACTTCTACAAGCAGTTCCGCCAGGCGCTGGACAAGACCGGCAGCGTGATGAAGGCTTCGCAGGAAAACGCCACGTCCGGCCTGCA